The following are encoded in a window of Thiohalobacter sp. IOR34 genomic DNA:
- the ccmA gene encoding cytochrome c biogenesis heme-transporting ATPase CcmA — MRNERLLFQGLDFELCPHQALLVEGRNGSGKTTLLRVLCGIREADEGEILWAGEPIGNQLAEYHGEVAYIGHLDGIKRDLTVLENLQMACALGRPSGMSLEEALERVVLPGYEDTPAHSLSAGQRRRVALARLLVTEARLWILDEPFTALDRHGIALFERLLEEHVAAGGMLVVTAHHEVRLNDVALQRIDLSA, encoded by the coding sequence ATGCGCAACGAGCGGCTGCTGTTCCAGGGGCTGGATTTCGAGCTGTGCCCGCACCAGGCACTGCTGGTCGAGGGCCGCAACGGCAGCGGCAAGACCACCCTGCTGCGGGTGCTCTGCGGTATCCGCGAGGCCGACGAGGGCGAAATTCTCTGGGCTGGGGAACCAATCGGCAATCAGCTTGCCGAATACCACGGCGAGGTCGCCTACATCGGCCATCTGGACGGCATCAAACGGGATCTTACGGTGCTGGAGAATCTGCAGATGGCCTGTGCGCTCGGGCGGCCCAGTGGCATGTCGCTGGAGGAGGCGCTGGAACGGGTGGTGCTGCCGGGTTACGAGGACACCCCGGCACACAGCCTGTCGGCGGGACAGCGGCGCCGGGTGGCCCTGGCGCGGCTGCTGGTGACCGAGGCCCGGCTGTGGATCCTCGACGAGCCCTTCACGGCCCTCGACCGGCACGGGATCGCCCTGTTCGAACGGCTGCTGGAGGAACACGTGGCTGCCGGCGGCATGCTGGTGGTGACCGCCCATCACGAGGTGCGCCTGAACGATGTGGCGCTGCAACGGATCGACCTGTCGGCATGA
- the ccmB gene encoding heme exporter protein CcmB yields the protein MSLSRAFASLLRRDLVLTYRRRAEAINPLFFFLLVVTLFPLGVGADARLLQSMGPGVIWVAALLAAMLSLDGIFRSDFDDGTLEQLVLSPHPLSVLVLAKVIAHWLVTGLPLLVMAPLLAVLLGLSAEATWILMITLALGTPVLSLVGAIGVALTVGLRRGGVLLSLLVLPLYVPVLIFASNAVQGATAGLPVDGQLYMLGAFLLLALVLTPLPTAAALRISLS from the coding sequence CTGTCACTGTCACGGGCCTTCGCCAGCCTGCTGCGCCGCGATCTGGTGCTGACCTACCGGCGGCGTGCGGAGGCGATCAATCCGCTGTTCTTCTTCCTTCTGGTGGTGACCCTGTTCCCGCTGGGGGTGGGTGCCGATGCCCGCTTGCTGCAGTCGATGGGACCCGGCGTGATCTGGGTGGCGGCGCTGCTCGCGGCGATGCTCTCGCTGGACGGCATCTTCCGTTCCGACTTCGACGACGGCACGCTGGAACAGCTGGTCCTCAGCCCGCACCCTCTGTCGGTGCTGGTGCTGGCCAAGGTCATCGCCCACTGGCTGGTGACCGGTTTGCCGCTGCTGGTGATGGCGCCGCTGCTGGCGGTGCTGCTCGGCCTGTCCGCCGAGGCGACCTGGATCCTGATGATCACCCTGGCGCTCGGGACCCCGGTGCTGAGCCTGGTCGGGGCCATCGGTGTGGCGCTCACCGTCGGCCTGCGCCGCGGTGGGGTGCTGCTGTCGCTGCTGGTGCTGCCGCTGTACGTGCCGGTACTGATCTTTGCCAGCAATGCCGTGCAGGGTGCCACGGCCGGTTTGCCGGTCGACGGCCAGTTGTATATGTTGGGTGCGTTTTTGCTGCTGGCACTGGTGCTCACCCCCTTGCCGACCGCAGCGGCGCTGCGTATCAGTCTGTCCTAG
- a CDS encoding heme ABC transporter permease: MTTMMAFFHKLASPPHFYRISGRWLPWLGGLFAILLIAGLYDGLVLAPADYQQGDSFRIMYVHVPAAWMSLFIYMVMAGAGAIALVWRIKLAEIVAISSAPIGASFTFLALVTGSIWGKPMWGAWWVWDARLTSELILLFLYLGVMGLYGAIEDRRIASRAVAILALVGVVNIPIIHYSVEWWNTLHQGPTVTKFDKPSIALSMLVPLLLMGVAFKIFYIIALLMRVRCELLDRERSSKWVADLLELK, translated from the coding sequence ATGACGACCATGATGGCTTTCTTCCACAAACTGGCTTCACCCCCGCACTTCTACCGCATTTCCGGCCGCTGGCTGCCCTGGCTGGGTGGTCTGTTCGCCATCCTGCTGATCGCCGGTCTCTATGACGGTCTGGTGCTGGCGCCCGCCGACTACCAGCAGGGTGACAGTTTCCGCATCATGTACGTGCACGTCCCCGCGGCCTGGATGTCGCTGTTCATCTACATGGTGATGGCCGGCGCCGGCGCCATTGCCCTGGTATGGCGCATCAAGCTGGCCGAGATCGTTGCCATCAGCAGCGCCCCGATCGGTGCCAGCTTCACCTTCCTGGCCCTGGTCACCGGTTCCATCTGGGGCAAGCCCATGTGGGGTGCCTGGTGGGTGTGGGATGCGCGGCTGACCTCGGAACTCATCCTGCTGTTCCTCTATCTGGGGGTGATGGGGCTGTACGGCGCCATCGAGGACCGGCGCATCGCCTCCCGTGCGGTAGCCATCCTGGCGCTGGTCGGGGTGGTCAACATCCCCATCATCCATTACTCGGTGGAGTGGTGGAATACCCTGCACCAGGGACCCACGGTGACCAAGTTCGACAAGCCGTCGATCGCCCTCAGCATGCTGGTTCCGTTGCTGCTGATGGGCGTGGCCTTCAAGATCTTCTACATCATCGCCCTGCTGATGCGCGTTCGCTGCGAACTGCTCGACCGCGAACGCAGCAGCAAATGGGTGGCTGACCTGCTGGAGCTCAAATGA